Genomic window (Desulfuromonadales bacterium):
GCGGGCGCTGGCGACCCGCATCGTCGAGCTCGACCGCGGCCGCCTGCTCGACGTCGCCGGCGGCTACGACACCTTTCTGCTGCGCAAGGAGGAACTGCTGCATGCCGAGGCGCAGGAATGGGCCCGCTTCGACAAAAAACTGGCGCAGGAGGAGACCTGGATCCGCCAGGGGATCAAGGCCCGGCGCACCCGCAACGAGGGGCGGGTGCGGGCGCTGAAGGCCATGCGCGAAGAGCGGCGGCAGCGCCGCGAGCGCACCGGCACCGCCCGACTGCAGCTGCAGGAGGCCGAGCGCAGCGGCCGGCTGGTGGCCGAGTTGACGGACGTCGGCTTCGGCTACGGCGGCGAGCCGATCATCCGCAGCCTCTCCACCACCGTCCTGCGCGGCGACCGCATCGGCATCATCGGCCCGAACGGCGCCGGCAAGACCACCCTGCTCAAGCTGCTGCTCGGCGAGCTCAGGCCGCAGACCGGCGAGGTGCGCCTCGGCACCAACCTGCAGGTCCTCTACTTCGACCAGCTGCGCGAGCAGTTAGACCCGGACAAGACGGTGCAGCAGAACCTCTCCGGCGATCAGGACACGGTGGTGGTCGGCGGTCAGGCGCGCCATGTCTACGGCTATCTGCAGGACTTTCTCTTCACCCCCGACCGGGCCCGGACGCCGGTGCGCATCCTCTCCGGCGGCGAGCGCAACCGCCTGCTGCTGGCGCGCCTCTTCACCCGCGAGGCGAACGTGCTGGTTCTGGACGAGCCGACCAACGACCTCGACCTGGAGACCCTCGACCTGCTCGAGGAGCTGCTCGCCGACTTCCAGGGGACGCTCTTCCTGGTCAGCCATGACCGCGACTTCCTCAACCGGGTGGTGACCGGCACCCTCGTCTTCGAGGGAGAAGGTCTCGTTGCCGAGTATGTCGGCGGCTACGACGACTGGCTGCGCCAGCGCCCGCAGCCGAAGGTGGAGCCTGCCGCCGCCGCTCCAAAACCGGCAAAGCCGAAACCGGAGCGGGAGCGGCCGCGCAAGCTCAGCTTCCGCGAACGGCACGAGCTCGACGAGCTGCCCCGGCAGATCGAGACGCTGGAAGCCGAGCTGGCGGCGCTGCACGGACGGATGGCCGAGCCGGCCTTCTACCGCGAGCAGGGCGAAGCGGTAGCCTCAGCCACCGCCCGTTTGCAGCAGCTGGAGGGGGAACTGGAAGTAGCCTACGCCCGCTGGGAGGAGCTCGCCGCATTGGAGGGTTAGGGAGCGGTGGTTTGCCGGCGGCGCCTGGCCGGGGTAGAATGGTATCATCTCATGCGAAAAGGAGCTTCCGCCATGACCCATCGATTCCCCACTCTGGCGCTGACGGCCCTGCTGGCCCTGCTGCTCACCGCCTGTGCCACCACCCGGCCGCAGATTCCGGTCGATACCCGCTCGGTGCAGCCGGGCGAGACCGTCACCCGCG
Coding sequences:
- a CDS encoding ATP-binding cassette domain-containing protein yields the protein MALLSLRNVTLAFGGAPLLDGASLQVERGERICLLGRNGAGKSSLLALVAGEVAPDAGVIDRQQGLQVASLPQDVPQELQGSVFEVVAGGLGAPGEALCRYHALSRQLEMSGDQSLLPDLLDVQHALDAAGSWPLQQRIEQMLTRLKLEADAPLASLSGGVKRRVLLARALAAEPDLLLLDEPTNHLDIESIGWLEEYLLRTGITLLFVTHDRAFLRALATRIVELDRGRLLDVAGGYDTFLLRKEELLHAEAQEWARFDKKLAQEETWIRQGIKARRTRNEGRVRALKAMREERRQRRERTGTARLQLQEAERSGRLVAELTDVGFGYGGEPIIRSLSTTVLRGDRIGIIGPNGAGKTTLLKLLLGELRPQTGEVRLGTNLQVLYFDQLREQLDPDKTVQQNLSGDQDTVVVGGQARHVYGYLQDFLFTPDRARTPVRILSGGERNRLLLARLFTREANVLVLDEPTNDLDLETLDLLEELLADFQGTLFLVSHDRDFLNRVVTGTLVFEGEGLVAEYVGGYDDWLRQRPQPKVEPAAAAPKPAKPKPERERPRKLSFRERHELDELPRQIETLEAELAALHGRMAEPAFYREQGEAVASATARLQQLEGELEVAYARWEELAALEG